A window of the Diabrotica undecimpunctata isolate CICGRU chromosome 1, icDiaUnde3, whole genome shotgun sequence genome harbors these coding sequences:
- the LOC140446367 gene encoding uncharacterized protein: MGDIDNETKIFQNSIRYLHNISTLPETNVPTLKSFICLKRRLMELRRSSFLPTSATKPSMHCQKCFLNFFEGPATYNVISKPTRYTFGDKVKAKQKNGLPLTRYQEKYLKRMKKFTGNILVTKCKFCNYENKTKLDKPRLKPIAKISLISSPVIKKKKKNKRDKFCGLNQSIVASVSLNSSHGNNYQGTPDLSKTFIPLTNNNKNNTRNEIAPSIAMKKKKKNKKDTFCGLNQSIVASGSPNNNHGNPVNQSTPGLSKTFSPLTNNNKNNIGNHMTPSIAKDFIPLKSSHNRFKNKQTPDFSNKFKPIKSYRDAKTPEVAKTFTPSNNSHNNSKHNNSNKSNKLNTNSVIDLTKSPFSKKSTKKNTSEVINLDSDESFQELHTKRKIKKKQIQVQTSTPLQTPIQKKNSEKYRSKLSEIFKNVGKKKSSSTNLMQFLQGL; encoded by the exons ATGGGTGATATAGATAATGAGACAAAAATCTTTCAAAATTCTATCAGGTACTTGCACAACATCTCAACATTACCAGAAACAAATGTACCAACCTTAAAATCATTTATTTG TCTCAAAAGAAGATTGATGGAACTACGCAGGAGTTCTTTTCTCCCAACAAGTGCTACAAAACCAAGTATGCATTGTCAAAAGTGTTTTTTGAATTTCTTTGAGGGGCCTGCAACATATAATGTTATTTCCAAGCCAACTAGATACACCTTTGGGGATAAAGTAAAAGCAAAGCAGAAGAATGGCTTACCTCTGACAAGATATCAAGAAAAGTATCTTAAAAGAATGAAGAAGTTTACTGGAAATATTTTG GTTACTAAATGTAAGTTCTGTAAttatgaaaacaaaacaaaattggaTAAACCAAGGCTTAAACCAATAGCAAAGATATCACTAATATCCAGTCCagtaataaagaagaaaaagaagaacaaaagAGATAAATTCTGTGGATTGAATCAAAGTATTGTTGCTTCAGTTTCACTAAATAGCAGCCATGGTAATAATTACCAGGGCACACCAGATTTATCTAAAACGTTTATCCCATtgacaaacaataataaaaataatactagaAATGAGATAGCACCCAGCATTgcaatgaagaagaaaaagaagaacaaaaaagaTACATTCTGTGGATTGAATCAGAGTATTGTTGCATCAGGTTCACCAAATAACAACCATGGTAACCCTGTCAACCAGAGCACACCAGGATTATCTAAAACATTTAGCCCATtgacaaacaataataaaaataatattggaaatCATATGACACCCAGCATTGCAAAGGACTTTATTCCATTGAAGAGTAGCCATAATAGGTTTAAAAATAAGCAAACACCAGATTTTTCCAATAAATTTAAGCCAATAAAAAGTTATAGAGATGCTAAGACACCTGAGGTGGCAAAGACTTTTACTCCTTCGAATAACAGTCATAATAATTCCAAACATAATAATTCTaataaatctaacaaattaaACACCAACAGTGTAATTGATCTCACAAAATCACCATTTTCAAAAAAGTCAACGAAAAAAAATACTTCTGAAGTTATAAATTTGGATTCAGATGAATCTTTTCAGGAATTGCAcacaaagagaaaaataaaaaagaaacagaTACAGGTCCAAACTTCTACTCCTTTGCAGACACCTATTCAAAAAAAGAACAGTGAGAAATATCGAAGCAAGTTGAGTGAGATATTTAAGAACGTAGGAAAAAAGAAGTCATCTTCAACAAATTTGATGCAGTTTTTGCAAGGCTTATAG